AAATAATTTAGTGTCATAGAGTCATAGTCTTTTCCCTGCCCCCTGACTCTTTTTGATACTCTGTGCTATCTCAACCTCATCTCCATCCCGCTTACCACAAAATAGACCTCATCTGCAGCCTCTGCCATCTTCTGGTTTGAGATGCCTGATATATCCCTGAATCTTCTTGCCAACGGATTGTCAGGTACAATGCCAAGCCCAACCTCATTAGAAACAATTATGATATTTGTTTTGGATGCTTTGCAGGCAGAGATAAGAGAATGGATTTCTTTTGTAATTCCTCCCGCACCTTTGCCAGAGGGGCGATTGGCGGTGTGCATCATATTTGAAATCCACAACGTCAAACAGTCCAGCAGTATCACATCGTATCCAGTATTTTTTTTAATAACATCGGCGATCTTTATCGGCGACTCTATAGTCTTCCAGTTATTTCCCCTTTCTTTTTTGTGCCTCTTAATCCTTTGCAGCATTTCATTATCCAATGCCTCGGCAGTGGCAAGATACAATCTCTTTCCAGGAATTGACTCTGCCAGTTTTAATGCAAAGGCGCTCTTCCCTGAACGTGCCCCGCCTGTTACGAAGATAAGTTTAGTATTCAATTCCCTTCCTAGCTTTTACACCATTGTCAAACGGATGTTTTATCTTTAGCATCTCTGTAACATAGTCTGCCGTCTTTACAAGTTCAACATGAGCATCTCTGCCTGTTAATACCACCTCCAACCCTTCCGGCCTGTTTCTTAAAAAAGCTGATAATTCATCCAGCGAGAGCCAGCCTCCTGCAACGACACTGTTTATTTCGTCCAGAACGAGGAGGTTTACATCGCCCTTATCAATTCTTTTCTTTATTGCTTCAAAGGTATCTGTAATAGACTTTTGAAGCAGTTCCTTATCTGTATGTTCCTTTGTAAATATTGGATGCCGGACATTAGAGCGGATAAGCTCTATCTCAGGGATCTTCTTGAATATCTCCTTTTCTCCTGACGGCGCATCATCAAGTTTAAAGAACTGCACAAAAAGCGCCTTCTTCCCCTGGCCGGCAGCCCTTATAGTAAGGCCGATGCTGGCTGTTGTTTTGCCCTTTCCTTCCCCTGTGTAAATATGTATCAGGCCTTTTTTCATAAATAAGAAACCCATCCCTTTCCACCCCGATGTTATATCGGGACAGCTCCCGGTTTTAACGGGATTCCCTGTGTAGTTACTTTTAAAAAGTAATTGCGCATAGACTATCAAGTTTAAATCAAATGAGTCAATACAAAGTTTTATTTTTTTCCCTTTGACATTTTTTTTTCCACTTGCAATAATTGCCAAATGAAAGGGCTGGATGACCTTGGAAAATAAAAATTTAAAGATTACGCCGCTCCATCAAATCCATAAAGAACTTCATGCAAGAATGGTTCCCTTTGCAGGATGGGAAATGCCTGTGCAGTATGCCGGTGTGATAGAAGAACACCTCGTTGTCCGTAAGTCATGCGGGCTGTTTGATGTAAGCCACATGGGTGAGATAGAGGTATCAGGCGCAAAGGCCATTGAGGCAGTTCAAGGCATAACAACCAATGATGCATCTAAACTCAAAGATGGCCAGGTGCAGTATACGTTGTTATGTTATCCGAATGGCGGGGTAGTGGATGATGTTACGCTTTACAAATTCAGCGATACAAGATATATGTTTTGCGTAAACGCCTCAAACACAGAAAAGGACTTTAACTGGATTAAGGAAAATGCCGGCAGTATTGCAGATATTAAAAATCTAAGTAATTATTTTGGCCAGATAGCTATACAGGGGCCTCTGTCTCAGGAGGTTTTACAAAATACTTGCAATCTTGATTTATCTCTAATAAGGTATTACCATTTTAAAAATGTAAATGTCTTTGGCGCAGATGTTGTCATATCAAAGACAGGCTATACAGGTGAAGACGGGTTTGAGATTTATACTCCATGGGATGCGACAATAACGATTTGGCAAAGATTGATGGAGGCAGGCAATAAGTTCGGTATAAAGCCAATCGGCCTTGGGGCAAGAGATACATTGAGATTAGAGATGGGTTTCCCGTTGTATGGAAATGAACTTAACGAAAACACAACCCCTCTTGAGGCAGGTTTGCACAAATTTGTAACATTGGATAAAGGACATTTTATCGGCAAGGACGCATTGGTAAAACAGGCAAGGCAAGGTATAAATAAAAAGCTTGTTGGTCTTGAGATGATAGAATCCGGAATACCGCGGAGCCGCTATAAAATCTTTGCAAAGGGCAGGGCAATCGGTGAAGTAACAAGCGGAACAATGTCGCCGTTTCTTGGCAAGGCCATTGGCATGGGTTATGTAGAAACGGCATTTTCGCCTATTGAGACGGAATTAGCAGTAGAGATTAGAAATAAGATGGTAAGGGCTAAGGTTTCAAAAACCCGGTTTTATACAAGAGACACCGCTGCAAAGGCAGCAAACTAAAAAGAAAAGGAGAGGGAACTATGGAATTTCCAAAAGATTTAAGATACACCAAAGAGCATGAATGGGTAAGAATGGAAGGGAATGTAGCCACAATTGGGATTACCGATCATGCCCAGGATTCGCTTGGGGATATTGTTTACCTTGAGCTTCCAAGTGACGGGGCAGCCGTAACAAAGGATGAGACATTTGGCGTTGTTGAGTCTGTCAAAGCGGTGTCGGACCTCTATTCACCTATCAGCGGAACTGTCATAGAGATAAATGACGCGCTGGTTGACAGCCCTGAGGTTATAAATGGCGACCCTTACGGAGATGCATGGATGTTGAAGGTCGAGATGAATAGTCCGGCGGAAATAAAAGAATTGTTGACAGCAGATGAATATAAAAAGTATGTGGAGGAAGAAAAATAGTCATTGCAAACTGTAAAATGCAAAATGCAAAATATCTAATCTGCAATTTGCAATGTTCAATCTTCATTTTGCAATGGAGCATAGCGACATGTCATACATCCCCCATACCGAAAAAGATATACAGGAAATGCTCAAGGTCATTGGCGCGGAGTCTGTAGAAGACCTTTTTAAGGCAATTCCAGATAACCTGAGAGTAAAGAAGCCGTTAAACTTGCCTGCTCCTCTTTCTGAGCAAGAGCTAATTCAGGAGATGACAACTCTCAGCAGAAAGAATGCTACGGTAGAGGAGTATGTTTCCTTTCTTGGCGCAGGCGCATACAACCATTATATGCCAAGCATTGTAAATCATCTCATATCCCGTTCCGAGTTTTATACTGCCTATACACCATATCAGCCGGAAATCAGCCAGGGTACTTTACAAGCCGTATTTGAATACCAGACCCTTATATGCCAGCTCACGGGCATGGATGTGAGCAATGCCTCCATGTATGACGGCGCTTCTGCAAGTGCAGAAGCAGTCTTAATGGCCAGAAGGATTAATAACAGGTCAAAGGTTATATTATCTGCCGCCATTCATCCTGAATATCGCGGGGTAATCAATACATATCTCTCCGGAAATAGAGATAGTATAAAAGAAGTCTTTTACTGCACAGAGACAGGCAGGACAATGCCGGAGGCAATAGAAAAACTCCTTGATAAAGACACTTCATCCGTTGTTATCCAGCAACCGAACTTCTTCGGCTCAATTGAGGACATCAAAGCCATTGCTGAGGTTGTCCATAAAAATAATAGTATTTTAATCATTTCAATTGCAGAACCCATATCTTTGGGTCTGCTCAAACCACCGGGAGAACTTGGCGCTGATATTGTAATCGGCGAAGGACAGGCCTTTGGGAACGGCCTCAACTTTGGCGGTCCGTATCTCGGCTTTTTTGCAACATTAGAAAAGTATTTAAGGCAGATGCCGGGAAGGCTTGTTGGAGAGACTGTTGATAAAAGAGGAAAAAGCGGCTATGTCCTTACTATGGCTGCAAGAGAGCAGCATATCAGAAGAGAAAAGGCAACATCCAATATCTGCACAAACGAAGGGCTGTGCGCTCTGGCGGCGGCGATCTATTTAACAGCGCTTGGAAAAAACGGTTTGATGGAACTGGCAAGATTAAATCTATCAAAGGCAGAGTACCTGAAAAATGGGCTTGCAAATATAAAAGGAATTAAGCCGGCATTTACCGCTCCGACATTTAACGAATTTGTAATAGAACTGGATAAAGAACCTGATGGTGTGTTAAAGGCGCTTTTAAAAAAGGGTGTGATTGCAGGGCTTCAGCTAAAAGGGCTTTATCGTGAGCTTTCAAGGCATGTACTGATTTGCGCAACTGAGATGAATACCAAAGAGCAGATGGATGAATTGCTGGAGGGGCTGGAGAAGATAGCTACATAGATTATGTAATATAGGCATAAGAAAGGACCCGCAATGGACGAACCATTAATATTTGAAAAAAGTTCTGCAAAGAGAAAGGGCGTATCCGTACCAAAATCGGATTGCCCTGAAATTAATCCTCGTGATGTTATCTCAAAGGAATTTTTGCGTGATGACATTAAGGGATTCCCGGAGGTGTCTGAAATAGATGTTGTCCGCCATTTTACGAGGCTTTCTCAGTGGAATTTTGGCGTTGATACAGGTTTTTATCCCCTCGGCTCATGCACCATGAAGTACAATCCCAAAATAAACGAGGATATTGCAAGGCTTCATGGATTTTCCATGCTTCATCCTTACGAACCGGAAGAGCTGACACAAGGGGCATTGCAGCTTATGTATGAGCTTAAGGGGTTTTTGGCAGAGATAAGCGGCATGGATGCGGTTACTCTTCAGCCTGCTGCAGGCGCGCATGGAGAGTTGTGCGGTATGCTCATGATTGCAGCGTATTTTAAGGAAAAGGGAAGACCGCGAAAAAAGGTGATTATCCCTGATACTGCCCACGGCACAAACCCTGCAAGCTCTCATCTTGCCGGTTTTACTGTTGTCTCTGTGAAGGAAGAAAACGGCGGTATTATAACCCCTGAGGCAATAGCATCTGTCATGGATGAGGACACAGCGGCGCTGATGCTTACCAATCCGAACAC
The sequence above is a segment of the Deltaproteobacteria bacterium genome. Coding sequences within it:
- the cobU gene encoding bifunctional adenosylcobinamide kinase/adenosylcobinamide-phosphate guanylyltransferase; translated protein: MNTKLIFVTGGARSGKSAFALKLAESIPGKRLYLATAEALDNEMLQRIKRHKKERGNNWKTIESPIKIADVIKKNTGYDVILLDCLTLWISNMMHTANRPSGKGAGGITKEIHSLISACKASKTNIIIVSNEVGLGIVPDNPLARRFRDISGISNQKMAEAADEVYFVVSGMEMRLR
- a CDS encoding cob(I)yrinic acid a,c-diamide adenosyltransferase gives rise to the protein MGFLFMKKGLIHIYTGEGKGKTTASIGLTIRAAGQGKKALFVQFFKLDDAPSGEKEIFKKIPEIELIRSNVRHPIFTKEHTDKELLQKSITDTFEAIKKRIDKGDVNLLVLDEINSVVAGGWLSLDELSAFLRNRPEGLEVVLTGRDAHVELVKTADYVTEMLKIKHPFDNGVKARKGIEY
- the gcvT gene encoding glycine cleavage system aminomethyltransferase GcvT; amino-acid sequence: MTLENKNLKITPLHQIHKELHARMVPFAGWEMPVQYAGVIEEHLVVRKSCGLFDVSHMGEIEVSGAKAIEAVQGITTNDASKLKDGQVQYTLLCYPNGGVVDDVTLYKFSDTRYMFCVNASNTEKDFNWIKENAGSIADIKNLSNYFGQIAIQGPLSQEVLQNTCNLDLSLIRYYHFKNVNVFGADVVISKTGYTGEDGFEIYTPWDATITIWQRLMEAGNKFGIKPIGLGARDTLRLEMGFPLYGNELNENTTPLEAGLHKFVTLDKGHFIGKDALVKQARQGINKKLVGLEMIESGIPRSRYKIFAKGRAIGEVTSGTMSPFLGKAIGMGYVETAFSPIETELAVEIRNKMVRAKVSKTRFYTRDTAAKAAN
- the gcvH gene encoding glycine cleavage system protein GcvH, with amino-acid sequence MEFPKDLRYTKEHEWVRMEGNVATIGITDHAQDSLGDIVYLELPSDGAAVTKDETFGVVESVKAVSDLYSPISGTVIEINDALVDSPEVINGDPYGDAWMLKVEMNSPAEIKELLTADEYKKYVEEEK
- the gcvPA gene encoding aminomethyl-transferring glycine dehydrogenase subunit GcvPA, which codes for MSYIPHTEKDIQEMLKVIGAESVEDLFKAIPDNLRVKKPLNLPAPLSEQELIQEMTTLSRKNATVEEYVSFLGAGAYNHYMPSIVNHLISRSEFYTAYTPYQPEISQGTLQAVFEYQTLICQLTGMDVSNASMYDGASASAEAVLMARRINNRSKVILSAAIHPEYRGVINTYLSGNRDSIKEVFYCTETGRTMPEAIEKLLDKDTSSVVIQQPNFFGSIEDIKAIAEVVHKNNSILIISIAEPISLGLLKPPGELGADIVIGEGQAFGNGLNFGGPYLGFFATLEKYLRQMPGRLVGETVDKRGKSGYVLTMAAREQHIRREKATSNICTNEGLCALAAAIYLTALGKNGLMELARLNLSKAEYLKNGLANIKGIKPAFTAPTFNEFVIELDKEPDGVLKALLKKGVIAGLQLKGLYRELSRHVLICATEMNTKEQMDELLEGLEKIAT